Proteins from a genomic interval of Ktedonobacterales bacterium:
- a CDS encoding glycosyltransferase family 87 protein: MANREYHVPTLPVAEPSTQEERPPAVPIKKRARPRVHASWYLYTAACWILLALGLILLVQQVVQVSQMPSDFCQDYIAAQRLAQGTPIYLPLNSPANCPQGVGAYDTHPPPSALLVFPLGFLSYPAASLLWGCCLLAAYLASGILLLRALGWFSLRGVALFVIGSIYWQPLMGAEGDQNLWQFLLLLLVIAWVLERRGALAASGYLLGVAWLLKLWPSVLLLGAVTRRRWRQALGAALAIALGTALTLVVLGPETYMSYLGPVRAGEDAWAAYNGNVSLVGVVTRFLAGDGFLLPPVLFGVPLKEAVLLGEAAAGLFALGAAAFVGWCRWQAPNELDELLAEGIFVTITPLIFPLTWFFSFITLLLPFATTILALRQMRRPPRWWFGVVALSLAPLVTPSVCLTLGDWFLQHQSPGAAWFATFAFDLPSIGLFGFACAQGYLLWKGARHAGEPAAKPTNAA; encoded by the coding sequence ATGGCGAACCGTGAGTACCATGTCCCCACGCTCCCTGTTGCGGAGCCATCAACTCAGGAGGAGCGTCCTCCCGCTGTCCCGATAAAAAAACGCGCGCGCCCGCGCGTCCACGCATCCTGGTACCTCTATACCGCTGCCTGTTGGATTCTCCTTGCCCTCGGTCTGATCCTCCTGGTTCAGCAGGTGGTTCAGGTGAGTCAGATGCCCTCTGACTTTTGCCAGGATTACATCGCTGCCCAACGGCTGGCTCAAGGGACTCCGATCTATCTGCCGCTCAACTCCCCGGCAAACTGTCCCCAGGGCGTGGGAGCCTATGACACGCATCCGCCGCCCTCAGCCTTGCTGGTGTTCCCGCTTGGCTTCTTGTCCTACCCGGCGGCGTCTCTGCTCTGGGGGTGCTGTTTGCTCGCGGCCTATCTGGCGAGCGGTATTTTGCTGCTGCGGGCGCTGGGCTGGTTCTCGCTGCGAGGTGTGGCCCTTTTTGTGATCGGCAGCATCTACTGGCAGCCGCTTATGGGAGCAGAAGGGGATCAGAACTTGTGGCAGTTCTTGCTGCTGCTGCTGGTGATCGCCTGGGTGCTCGAACGGCGCGGCGCTCTGGCCGCTTCCGGCTATCTGTTGGGGGTAGCATGGTTACTCAAACTCTGGCCGAGCGTCCTCTTATTGGGCGCAGTGACTCGCCGCCGCTGGCGGCAGGCGCTGGGAGCCGCCCTGGCAATCGCGCTGGGAACGGCGCTCACCCTCGTAGTACTGGGGCCAGAGACGTATATGAGCTATCTCGGGCCAGTACGAGCCGGAGAAGACGCATGGGCGGCTTACAATGGGAACGTGTCACTGGTTGGTGTCGTCACGCGGTTTCTGGCTGGTGACGGCTTCCTGCTGCCGCCTGTGCTGTTTGGCGTACCGCTCAAGGAAGCGGTCTTGCTGGGCGAGGCAGCCGCAGGACTGTTCGCGCTGGGCGCTGCGGCCTTCGTTGGCTGGTGTCGCTGGCAGGCTCCGAACGAGCTAGACGAATTGCTCGCTGAGGGCATCTTCGTGACCATCACGCCGCTGATCTTTCCGCTGACGTGGTTCTTTTCCTTTATCACCCTCCTCTTGCCCTTCGCCACAACCATCCTGGCGCTGCGCCAGATGCGCAGGCCCCCGCGCTGGTGGTTTGGAGTCGTGGCATTGAGCCTGGCCCCATTGGTCACGCCATCTGTATGCCTGACCCTTGGCGATTGGTTTCTTCAGCATCAGTCCCCTGGGGCGGCCTGGTTCGCTACATTCGCGTTCGACTTGCCCTCAATTGGGCTGTTCGGGTTTGCGTGCGCGCAGGGGTACCTGCTCTGGAAAGGCGCCCGGCATGCCGGTGAGCCTGCTGCGAAACCAACCAATGCCGCTTGA